In Triticum aestivum cultivar Chinese Spring chromosome 5B, IWGSC CS RefSeq v2.1, whole genome shotgun sequence, the following proteins share a genomic window:
- the LOC123114869 gene encoding uncharacterized protein, with the protein MVVRGARGHTEMEPPDSTSNRGDAAARTFELTVNFFPSKAKLVDGSIQNIERDTIVKWEVEFTEIDPQVLQNMGEKAVKKWVEKIGENVVWGPEQEVSLLRFDDWKGEYVRMEDGEQIVDEIDRQNGWTSKRANFFAELVDLNIFSKVGYVPSQLAAQMVDDDWATQRPLIPMCTELTVIAEEGQVTGIETETAATVDWNVVELDEPTDLVIAPMPDIEMAKLFGIPVDDRDKQERGESSLPTNVDEDVDGQLMEQAADEVDDAHDDELVHVYDKENPVIEVGKFFPSMKEFRMCFKTYAVKHEFDAKTVWTDRKKFYARCRGFVGSISGWGLDVLAVGPDVQLLELCIGCLVAGIGD; encoded by the exons ATG GTTGTGAGGGGAGCCCGTGGGCATACTGAGATGGAGCCCCCAGATTCAACTTCGAATAG AGGGGATGCTGCCGCTCGGACCTTCGAATTGACGGTCAATTTCTTTCCATCAAaggcaaaattagttgatggtagcattcagaacattgagagagacacaattgttaaatgggaggttgagtttacagagattgatccacaagttctacagaacatgggagagaaggcagtgaagaaatgggtggaaaaaattggggagaatgttgtttggggtccagagcaagaagtatcactgttgcggtttgatgattggaaaggagagtatgtgagaatggaagatggtgaacagattgttgatgaaatcgatcggcaaaacggctggacaagcaaacgagctaatttttttgctgagctggttgatctgaatattttttcgaaggttggatatgtgccatcacaattagctgcgcagatggtagatgatgattgggctacacagaggccattgattcccatgtgtactgaacttacagtaatagccgaagagggacaggtgactggaattgaaactgaaactgcagcaactgttgattggaatgtagttgaattagatgagcctactgatttggtcattgcaccaatgcctgacattgagatggccaaactttttggcattccagtcgatGACAGAGATAAGCAGGAGAGGGGAGAATCTAGTTTGCCTACTAATGTTGATGAAGATGTAGATGGACAATTGATGGAACAAGCTGCagatgaagtagatgatgcacatgatgatgagctggtgcatgtgtatgacaaagaaaaccctgtcattgaagtaggcaagttcttcccaagcatgaaggagtttaggatgtgtttcaagacttatgcagtgaaacatgagtttgatgccaagactgtttggactgatagaaagaagttttatgcgaggtgcagaggatttgttggtagt ATATCAGGCTGGGGCCTGGATGTCCtggctgtcgggccggatgtccagctCTTGGAGCTCTGCATCGGCTGccttgttgctggtattggtgactAG